Proteins co-encoded in one Streptococcus parauberis NCFD 2020 genomic window:
- a CDS encoding ABC transporter ATP-binding protein has product MLITARNIIKSYGKKQVLKGLDLEIEKGSMVAYLGTNGAGKSTTINILSGLLALDSGQVIRDKHLKMGMVFQDSVLDGELSVAANLKNRLHMYKAADKDWLKHLIEITKIQPILKQKYQSLSGGQKRRVDIVRALINKPDILFLDEPTTGLDIQSRELIWYLFNTLQKEEGLTIFLTTHYLEEAETADKVYVIDNGNILASGKPSQLIADYAKSQLILEMTSAEAMPEQEFIELEPGRYFIEGLKTQEVITLLNQYQKEISSFSFQEGTLNEAFLTLTGKEIQA; this is encoded by the coding sequence ATGTTAATTACAGCAAGAAATATTATCAAATCGTATGGCAAAAAACAAGTCTTAAAAGGTTTAGATCTGGAAATTGAAAAAGGGTCAATGGTTGCTTACTTAGGAACCAATGGTGCAGGCAAGTCAACGACTATCAATATCTTATCAGGTTTGTTGGCTTTAGATTCAGGACAAGTCATTAGAGATAAACACCTTAAAATGGGGATGGTCTTTCAGGATAGTGTCCTTGATGGTGAATTGAGTGTCGCTGCCAACCTAAAAAATAGATTGCATATGTACAAAGCAGCAGATAAGGACTGGCTTAAGCATTTGATTGAGATCACCAAGATTCAACCAATCCTAAAGCAAAAATATCAAAGTCTCTCAGGTGGTCAAAAAAGACGGGTTGACATTGTTCGAGCATTAATTAATAAGCCTGATATCCTTTTCTTAGATGAGCCAACAACAGGATTGGATATTCAAAGCCGTGAATTGATCTGGTATTTATTTAATACTTTACAAAAAGAAGAAGGTTTAACTATCTTTTTAACAACTCACTATTTGGAAGAAGCGGAAACAGCTGACAAAGTTTATGTTATTGACAATGGAAACATCTTAGCTAGTGGCAAACCTAGTCAATTAATTGCAGATTATGCCAAATCGCAATTGATTTTGGAAATGACTAGCGCTGAAGCAATGCCTGAGCAAGAATTTATAGAGCTAGAACCGGGCCGTTACTTTATAGAAGGTTTAAAAACACAAGAAGTTATCACCCTACTCAATCAATACCAAAAAGAAATTAGTAGCTTCAGTTTCCAAGAAGGCACTTTGAACGAAGCATTCTTAACTCTGACAGGAAAGGAAATCCAAGCATGA
- a CDS encoding ABC transporter permease — protein MKATIERHLKLYFSSKAGVFFSLLGALIAFVLYILFLQNNLVISWKDSMPKPEKILDLWIMGGVLTVTGITTSWAALSRIVSDKERHVWQDLILTDVSPLSITLGYILSASIISFIMQILVGLVMAFYFKQEDGLVISTKLIPQLLQVALLSSLQGSLFATTVLQFVNKMSLESSLSTLVGTASGFLVGVYMPIGVLPDSAQQLVKFVPGAYVASLFRHILLDAKVESFGQAGIHFSKFMGIGLEWDKLTTKVQDYQIVLAIIAGQLLILAIILMLKRKNKLTD, from the coding sequence ATGAAAGCAACAATTGAGCGTCACTTGAAATTATATTTTAGTAGTAAAGCAGGAGTCTTCTTCTCCTTACTTGGGGCCTTAATAGCCTTCGTTCTTTACATTCTATTTCTCCAAAACAACTTAGTTATCAGTTGGAAAGATAGTATGCCCAAACCTGAAAAAATCTTAGATCTCTGGATTATGGGGGGTGTACTTACTGTAACAGGCATTACAACCAGTTGGGCTGCCCTTTCTCGGATCGTCTCAGATAAAGAACGTCATGTTTGGCAGGATTTGATTCTAACAGATGTTAGTCCGTTAAGTATCACACTGGGTTATATCCTCAGCGCCAGCATCATCAGTTTCATAATGCAAATTTTAGTTGGGTTGGTCATGGCTTTCTACTTCAAGCAGGAAGACGGATTGGTCATCTCGACAAAATTGATTCCTCAACTCTTACAGGTTGCCTTACTCTCTAGTCTTCAAGGTTCTCTGTTTGCGACCACTGTTCTGCAATTTGTCAATAAAATGTCCCTCGAAAGTAGCCTCTCAACCTTGGTTGGAACGGCTTCAGGTTTCTTGGTTGGGGTTTATATGCCAATTGGTGTCCTACCAGATTCAGCACAGCAATTAGTCAAATTTGTGCCAGGTGCATATGTTGCATCATTGTTCCGTCACATCTTGCTGGATGCTAAAGTTGAGAGCTTTGGTCAAGCGGGAATTCATTTCAGCAAGTTCATGGGTATTGGCTTGGAGTGGGATAAGTTAACAACGAAAGTCCAGGATTATCAGATTGTTTTAGCAATTATTGCAGGGCAGTTACTTATTTTAGCCATCATCTTGATGCTTAAAAGAAAGAATAAATTAACTGATTGA